The region caagacctcctgggtgggaaagactCAGAGGGGCACTGGGCCACTCAGGACTCCACCGGCTGTGTccgggctggggagggaggtgatggAGAGCCAGCCAGTGGGGCTGTCAGCAGTGGgggctttttaaaagaaaactattttgatgaatatatttaaaaaccttttttattGTGGAGCTTAGGAATTGCCCCAGTTCCTCCAGGCCTCACCTCCCTGCCTGAGCAGGGCAGGAGCAGAGCCACAACATTTTTGATGTAAAGGAGCCATCTTACTTCTGGCTGtgagccccaggccctgccccccTCTTCCTTCCACGCGTGGGGCTCGAGCCTGGTTCACTCAGTGAGGAAGGGCCAGAGAACTGTGGCCGGTGCCAGTGAAGAGCACTGGGGGTGAATTGTCCTTCCTCCCGGTTAAGACCATGGGCGGGCCTTCCCCGCTCGGGGGCCATAGGTTGGTGGAGGCAAGTGAAACCCTGtcatggcttttccagtgaggGAAGCCCTGACCTCGGAATTCCCTGAGAATTTGTTGGGGAACCTGCCCCTAAGCAGGGCTTACTCAGTCAGGAACAGAGACCATCTATACAGAGCAGTGATTGAGGGCCACTTGTGCAAGCTGGCGCTCTGCCCAGAAGTGGTGACATGTGCCGAACGCCACTGCCACATCACTTCCTTCCCTGCAAGCCCGAGtgagcgtgtgtgtctgtgtgtctgcggTGGAGGGACTGATAGATGTGAGACTTCTTCCTGTAGTCACACGTTCTTCCCTTGAAGCTGCCAGGGGATTCCCATCTCAAGGAATATCCTCATGTCAGCCCCGTCATCCCTGGGTTCTGCCTGGGCCCAGCAGCACGAGTGCTGGGGTGGCTGGGAAGAGGGTCAGGGCCAGGTGAGTATGGTGTCTGAAAAGGGGTTTCAGGTAGGCCCCAGCTCTGGTCCTAGGGGTTTTGAAGGAAGTAGGAAGGCAAATTTGGACTTTCCACGCTGGGTTCCTAGGGAATATGGCCCTTCAGGTGCAGAAGGAACCAAGCAGGATCTTGTCATCTGTTCTTAATAAAGCTCCGTGAGCTGGGTTGGAAAGCTGAACATccatcttgcttttcttcttcccacCTCTTTCCCTGTGGTCCCCAGGCCTGCCTGGCCTCTGCTGCCTTTTTGCTCTTCCCATTTGAGAGCTGGGTCCTGCAAGTGGTGGGTCCTGTCCAACATCCCTGAGTGAGATGGCCTGCTGGGCTTCTGTCCTGTCACAGAAGGGGCCCTGGTTCATCACAGGGTGACTGTCCTCACGACCTGAGGTCAGTGCCCTGCTGCAACCACCCCTCTCCCCAGTCGCTCTGTTACCCAACTGTAGCTTGCCCAACATGCCGCTCATGCCCATGGGCCCGTCCTCAGTGGATTGGGGCCTGGGGTCATCCTTTCACTTttgtccctccttcccccacattagggcttccctaatgtggctcagcggtaaagaattcacctgcaatgcaggaaatgtgggttcgatccccggcttggggagatcacctggagaaggaaatggcaacccacttcagttttcttgcctggagaattccatggacagaggagcctggtgggctatagtccagggggtcacaaagtcagacatgacttagtgaataaacactCCTCCCCCACATCAGGTCATGTGAGGAGCCAAGGCCAGGCTCTCCAAGgctctctctccatctttcaaCAGTCCTGAGTACCATGACCTCCCAACAGCCCAACTCTGGCCTTATTTACACTCACAGGTAAGAGTCCTGTCTCCTCTCCCTCGcatccccaccctcttccccagaGGACTGGGCCTCAGAAGCCCCAACAGTCTTGACCTCCCTGCTGGAGACACTGGTGCTCCTAGGGAGGAGCTTCTCTGCGTCTTGCAGCCCAGAAGCTCCTGGGCAGGCAGTGGGGGAGGGACTGAGAAGATGTGAGCTGGAGCCCTGGAGAAGAGGAGTTGACTTTTAGTCTCTGACATCTAAATTGGAAATGTAtggtttttacacacacacaacacacttgAGATTGCAGCCATGTTCCTGACGATTCTTCCAAACCTCATTCCATCTCTTGGCCTCCCTGGCTCTGTCTCCAGCACCCCATCCTCCTGATCCCAGACACTCAGGTCTGGTCCTTCATACCTGCTCTGTGGATCACCAGCCCTGGTCTCTCTGCCCCTGAGGCCACATGTGTGACCCTGACTTCTGTAGCTTTGTTGTTGCTCCAGCCAGTGCTGGATGTACCCACTCCTCCCTGGAAAGCACCCTCTCTTCCCTGTAGGGCCAGTGCTCCAGCTTGTATTCCAAGCTTGTCTGAGAGGTTCCTGTGGAGGCCGGGATGTGTAGCTCCCACAGTGGGGCTCACGTGGGGCCAGACACAGCCGAACTGAGCTGGGGAGCTCCAAAAGGGGTGGCTTCCAGAAAACAGGGCTCTTCAGGGCTTCTTGGGAGCCAGGCAGGGGGAGACTAGACTTCCTGATGAGCTTAGATCTCTAGCTCTGGCCAAGGAGCTGGGATGACAGAAGTGAGAAGGATTCATGGGGATAAGGGGCGGGTGTTgggtggagggagtggggagcCTGAGAAAGGCCAAGATGTAGATGGGCTGGTGTGAGTCTGAAATGGTCCACTTGATCCAACTTTGGGTCCCCAGTGCCTCAGACAGTTGTCCCCTTGAATATAGTGTGACTGAAGGAAGAAGCAGGACTTTTCTGTTCACATAGAAGGGCAGAGTCTTGGGATGGAAGAATTCGTGTGTGAGAGACTTTCGTTAGTTCATGGCCCTGTGCTTGGAGGGTGAGGCTGAGGATGGTTGAAGACCCCAGGCTGATACCACCTGAagagcagggggcctgggagTGAGTGAGAAGGTTCCCGGCTGCGGTGAGCTCCAGCTTAGCAGAAGGCGCGGCGTGCAGGGACCTTCGGGACTAGGTGCAGACTGCTGTGGAGTACATGTGTCTGCTGGTGGCCAGAGCCTGCTCTAGATCCCCTgcttaaataaaagtgaaagtaaaatagAAGGGGGAGGCAGTGCTTTCCCAGAAGGATTTCACTATCTATCCTGCCCTTCCCAGAACAGCTCTGGCAGCGGAGAGAATTTTTCCTCCCTTTGTGACTAGGTAAGTCCCTGgtcctctttgggcctcagtttccatccTGTAATGAAGCATTTGATTGCACTAGTGACGAGTATAATGTTGATGGTAGGAAGAACTAGGGTGGGGATCCCCCGGCTTTGTTTCTAGGGGCTGGAAGAGCCTGTGCTTGATGCCGGTCCTCCAGGAGTTGTCAGTTGGGACAGGTGGACGGGGCAGAGTGGACAGTGCCTGGCAGCCCCCTGAAAACTCAGACGTAGGAAGGGGCTGTGGAGCCCACAGGAAGGCCGTACTACTTGTGCCTGGAATCTGTAGGAGAAGCCGTTTGTCACGGTTGCCTCCCCCGCCTCCCTAGAGAGGAAGTTGTCACAGATAAATAGAGCAAGGCACGGCAGCTCCTGACACAGTTCATCATGACCATGAGACACAACTGGATTCCAGGTGGGCCCTGGGGCTGTGCATGTacgggtggagggggtggggtgcggcCTGAGACCAGAGAGGAGCCTGACCCCAGGTGGGTCCCCTCGGCTGCTGTGCTGTGACTTTCAGCCTCTGGATGCTGCGCTCTGGCTCCATTCCAGGGTCTCCCCGTGCTCCATTCAGAGAGCCAAGAGCCAGGGCTGGAGGGGTTCTTCTGCCCCAGCCGTTCACAGCAGAGCCAAGATTCTGCCAGACTTAATCCTGGCAGCAGCTCCGTCTCCAAGTAAGAGCAGAGCTAGGATGCCGAGCAGTCCCAGGAGGTCAGACAGCTGCTGACCTCTGACTGTCCTCTCCTCAGACCCTAGCCCTCTTCGGGCCCTGCTCCTCTGTGCCCACGTCATCTCCCACCTGGCCGGAGCCACACCTGTGCCTCAGGCCACCACAGCTGCCTCACCTGGGATGGCAAAGGATCTCTGCTCCTCGCGGCCCCCAGCACTCCCAGCAGCTAAGCAGTGCCCAGCGTTGACAGTGACCTGGCCAGCAGTGGAAGTCTCACTGAGTAAGGACCTATTCTAATGGGATGGGAGGGCACAGTGGTCTGAGGGCGGGGCTGAGGGCACAGTGGCACCAAGGGTGGGTTGGCCTCTGAGCATGCACCCTCCAACCCTCTGCCACGTAGCCTGTCACCAACCAAGCAGCTCGGTTGAGCAGTGGGCAttctccctctcccacccagCATCGCAAGTTGGTGCAGGGCTCAGCTCACAGCTCCCAAAATGCTGTCGTGTGGGAtggagaggcctcagaagaacaGGACTCCCAGAGCCCTGACTAAGGTGGCTCCAAGCCCAGCCCTTCCTCCCAGGGCGCACTTGCCCTCTGGCCTTCTCAGTTGAGTGATTGCCTACTGTGCTGCCTCCTTGGCCAGAGCTCCTAGAGTCACTGAAGCTGGGTGCTAGAAACCCTGGGGCATTCTGAAGAAACAAGCTCAGGAGTCAAGGACCCAGATGAGGGACCCATCCCCAGATTCCTCTTGCTCAGCCTTCTCCTTGGACTTCCCATTCCAGATTCCTGAATCACGGGGCAGGGCTGGCAGACCATGGCGGAGGTGGGAGGGTCTGTCTGCTCTGCAGAAGGACTAACAGCCACATGTGCTCCCTAGATGGAACGCTGACATTGTCCTGTACCGCCTGCAGCCGCTTCCCCCACTTCAGCATCCTCTACTGGCTGGGCAACGGCTCCTTCATCGAGCACCTCCCAGGCCGGCTGCGGGAGGGCAGCACCAGGTGAGGGCGTGGTGGTGAGGCTGGCTGGGGGCGGTCACCTGCTGCGGTCCTCTCAcagcctctccttcctctgctccaggCGAGAGTACAGGGGCAAGTGGACCCAGCTGTGGAGGCCGTTGGTGCTGGAGGAGCTGAGCCCTGCCCTGCGAGATACCAACTTCTCCTGTGTTCTCATGGATCCTGGGCAGACTGTCCAGCGTCACCTTGTCCTGGCCCAGCTCTGGGTGAGGAACCCAAGGGAGGGCGTCCAGGACATAAGGAGCCCTGCTTCAGtgtgggaaggaaagggtgggctCTGCCCACAGCAGCCTCCAGCTGATGTCCACTGATTGCCTGAGCCTGAGGTGGCAACTAAAAGGACCAGGACACAGGCAGGAGAGACACGGCCTAGGGGGAAGTTCTTCCCACCTTGGTCCTGATCCTGTTTGCTTCACTCCCCCAGGCTGGGCCGAAGACATGTGTGCCCCCTGCCACAGGAAGCCCCTCCctccagccaggcccctctgccgtACCATCCCGA is a window of Cervus canadensis isolate Bull #8, Minnesota chromosome 11, ASM1932006v1, whole genome shotgun sequence DNA encoding:
- the LOC122449549 gene encoding interleukin-18-binding protein isoform X2 encodes the protein MTMRHNWIPDPSPLRALLLCAHVISHLAGATPVPQATTAASPGMAKDLCSSRPPALPAAKQCPALTVTWPAVEVSLNGTLTLSCTACSRFPHFSILYWLGNGSFIEHLPGRLREGSTRREYRGKWTQLWRPLVLEELSPALRDTNFSCVLMDPGQTVQRHLVLAQLWAGPKTCVPPATGSPSLQPGPSAVPSRQ
- the LOC122449549 gene encoding interleukin-18-binding protein isoform X1: MTMRHNWIPDPSPLRALLLCAHVISHLAGATPVPQATTAASPGMAKDLCSSRPPALPAAKQCPALTVTWPAVEVSLNGTLTLSCTACSRFPHFSILYWLGNGSFIEHLPGRLREGSTRREYRGKWTQLWRPLVLEELSPALRDTNFSCVLMDPGQTVQRHLVLAQLWVRNPREGVQDIRSPASVWEGKGGLCPQQPPADVH
- the LOC122449549 gene encoding interleukin-18-binding protein isoform X3, whose product is MAKDLCSSRPPALPAAKQCPALTVTWPAVEVSLNGTLTLSCTACSRFPHFSILYWLGNGSFIEHLPGRLREGSTRREYRGKWTQLWRPLVLEELSPALRDTNFSCVLMDPGQTVQRHLVLAQLWVRNPREGVQDIRSPASVWEGKGGLCPQQPPADVH